A region from the Methanolacinia paynteri genome encodes:
- a CDS encoding ATP-binding cassette domain-containing protein encodes MDISCNNIEFSRDEFTLGADAGFSEGLHIVTGRIGSGKSTLAAILAGIEKPDKGTITTEGIGSRIFSMQFPEYHLTHMTIGGEIESWDLDLEPVMNTAGLRYEENRDPMTLSRGELKRLHLACMIQKEYDLMILDEPFSSLDCIWKRNFRDMLDEISSGVRIIFTHESKILPEYDHLWNMSEGILSKTE; translated from the coding sequence ATGGATATCTCATGCAATAATATCGAATTCTCCAGGGACGAGTTCACTCTCGGAGCTGACGCCGGGTTCTCCGAAGGGCTCCATATCGTCACAGGAAGGATCGGAAGCGGAAAATCGACACTCGCCGCGATTCTTGCAGGTATTGAGAAACCCGATAAAGGAACAATCACGACCGAAGGGATCGGATCAAGGATATTTTCGATGCAGTTTCCCGAATACCATCTCACCCACATGACCATCGGAGGCGAGATCGAATCATGGGACCTTGATCTCGAACCAGTGATGAACACCGCCGGCCTCCGCTACGAAGAGAACAGGGATCCGATGACACTCTCCCGCGGGGAGCTGAAGAGACTCCATCTTGCATGTATGATCCAAAAAGAATACGATCTCATGATCCTCGACGAACCCTTCAGTTCGCTCGACTGCATATGGAAGAGAAATTTCAGGGATATGCTTGATGAGATAAGTAGCGGCGTCAGGATCATATTCACGCACGAATCAAAGATCCTCCCCGAATACGACCACCTCTGGAACATGTCGGAAGGAATCCTCTCGAAGACAGAGTGA
- a CDS encoding energy-coupling factor transporter transmembrane component T → MKDPRIRMASMIMLSCAAFAGMEAALASVLWVIVFSDRKFKIPSLPAFLGLFVMISVIAVLSIGETSGGISYFTRMSALIVIAVWAYSAIRPGEILDTLVWLFGKKTGFELGLTAEIAMTEIRRIPEDYRMARIAMDFKGKKIRIRDYIPVLGNILIITLKRAEEHGKILAGRGYIRGGTHRPEFVTEKNDWLALFFSIMIVFIVFLPLVRYL, encoded by the coding sequence ATGAAAGATCCGCGAATAAGAATGGCCTCGATGATAATGCTCTCATGCGCCGCCTTTGCAGGAATGGAAGCCGCGCTTGCATCCGTACTCTGGGTCATCGTATTCTCGGACAGGAAATTCAAAATCCCTTCGCTTCCCGCCTTCCTCGGACTGTTCGTTATGATCTCGGTCATCGCGGTCCTTTCGATAGGTGAGACGTCCGGCGGAATATCATACTTCACCAGGATGTCTGCGCTGATCGTCATCGCGGTCTGGGCCTACTCGGCGATCAGGCCCGGTGAAATTCTCGATACGCTCGTGTGGCTTTTCGGAAAAAAAACCGGTTTCGAGCTCGGCCTGACTGCGGAGATCGCCATGACAGAGATAAGAAGGATACCTGAGGATTACAGGATGGCCCGCATCGCCATGGATTTCAAGGGAAAGAAGATCAGGATTCGCGACTACATCCCTGTTCTCGGGAATATACTGATAATCACGCTGAAACGGGCGGAGGAGCATGGAAAAATCCTCGCAGGAAGAGGGTATATACGCGGCGGGACGCACCGCCCCGAATTCGTAACTGAAAAAAACGACTGGCTGGCTTTATTTTTCTCAATAATGATAGTATTTATTGTTTTCCTCCCTTTAGTGAGATATTTATAG
- a CDS encoding acetyl-CoA carboxylase biotin carboxylase subunit — MSYFNKILIANRGEIAIRIMRGCRELGIETVAVFSEPDRNALHVKYADEAYLLGAAPPKESYLNMDRILKIAKSSGAEAIHPGYGFLAENSKFAKYCEEEGLTFIGPSWKSIEAMGSKLGSKHMMDKAGVPVLPYTHDGVKDITEAKRVAKDIGYPVIVKASAGGGGIGMQIVENEEELENAIEKGMRIAESAFGDSTVFIEKYLVKPRHIEFQVLCDKHGNRVHLYDRECSIQRRHQKLVEEAPCPIMTDELRERMSESALKVAEASGYYNAGTVEFLYSEGNYYFMEMNTRLQVEHTVTEMITGMDIVKQQIKVAAGEELQHSQEDIRLNGHAIECRINAEDPLNNFTADPGKIVRYRSPGGPGIRVDSGIHMGYAIPPMYDSMISKLCSWGSDRQESIDRMRRAIYEYVILGVRTTLPLHHAIMRNPHFINGDTHTHFLQEEHIQKSLSRYLREEQTRMQNLAASLRGGKEAAAISAAVNVYIQQAKEQ, encoded by the coding sequence ATGAGTTATTTCAACAAGATCTTAATTGCCAACAGGGGCGAGATCGCCATCAGGATAATGCGTGGCTGCAGGGAGCTTGGAATAGAGACGGTCGCCGTCTTCTCCGAACCCGACCGAAACGCACTCCACGTCAAATATGCGGACGAGGCTTATCTTCTCGGGGCCGCACCCCCGAAAGAGAGCTATCTCAATATGGACCGTATCTTAAAGATCGCAAAGAGTTCCGGAGCTGAAGCGATCCACCCGGGGTACGGATTTCTTGCTGAAAATTCAAAATTTGCCAAATACTGCGAAGAAGAAGGGCTGACGTTCATCGGACCTTCGTGGAAGTCCATCGAGGCGATGGGGTCTAAACTCGGCTCCAAGCACATGATGGACAAGGCCGGCGTTCCGGTTCTCCCGTACACCCATGACGGCGTCAAAGATATCACCGAGGCAAAGAGAGTCGCAAAGGACATCGGGTATCCGGTGATCGTCAAGGCGAGCGCAGGCGGCGGCGGCATAGGGATGCAGATCGTCGAGAACGAAGAGGAGCTCGAAAACGCGATCGAGAAGGGTATGAGGATCGCCGAATCGGCTTTCGGTGATTCGACGGTCTTCATCGAGAAGTATCTCGTGAAACCGCGGCATATCGAGTTCCAGGTCCTCTGCGACAAGCATGGCAACAGGGTGCATCTCTATGACAGGGAGTGCTCTATACAGAGACGCCACCAGAAACTGGTCGAAGAGGCCCCGTGCCCGATAATGACCGACGAACTCCGCGAGAGGATGTCGGAGTCCGCACTGAAGGTGGCCGAGGCTTCGGGCTACTACAATGCAGGAACCGTCGAGTTCCTCTACAGCGAGGGGAACTACTATTTCATGGAGATGAACACCCGTCTCCAGGTCGAGCATACGGTAACCGAGATGATAACCGGCATGGATATCGTGAAACAGCAGATTAAGGTCGCGGCGGGCGAGGAGCTCCAGCATTCCCAGGAGGACATCAGGCTCAACGGCCATGCGATCGAATGCCGTATCAATGCCGAAGATCCGCTGAATAATTTCACGGCCGATCCCGGAAAGATCGTCCGCTACAGGTCTCCGGGAGGCCCGGGAATCAGGGTGGATTCGGGTATCCACATGGGATATGCGATCCCCCCGATGTACGACTCGATGATCTCCAAGCTCTGCTCGTGGGGAAGCGACAGGCAGGAGTCGATAGACAGGATGAGAAGGGCGATCTACGAGTATGTCATTCTCGGGGTCAGGACTACACTGCCGCTGCATCATGCGATAATGAGAAACCCTCACTTCATCAACGGGGATACTCACACCCATTTCCTGCAGGAGGAGCATATCCAGAAGAGCCTTTCGAGATACCTCCGCGAGGAGCAGACACGTATGCAGAACCTTGCCGCATCCCTCCGGGGAGGCAAAGAGGCTGCTGCGATCTCTGCGGCTGTAAATGTCTACATTCAGCAGGCAAAAGAACAATAA
- a CDS encoding pyruvate/oxaloacetate carboxyltransferase, whose protein sequence is MSVANTVKITDTTLRDAHQSLIATRLRTEDLIPVARQLDKIGFFSVEAWGGATFDSCIRYLNDDPWQRLRDIKAEMKNTKVQMLLRGQNLVGYKHYPDDVVEKFIEAAGRNGVDIFRVFDALNDIRNMEKSMEVVKDIGAHLQGTISYTTSPVHSVAGFIDLAEDLYSKGSDSVCIKDMAGLIMPKDAADLVAGIKKRIDIPVNLHSHSTSGIAPMSYQAAIEAGVDILDTAMSPFAMGTSQPATESVVASLKGTDRDTGIDLMRLRDAKIKCLVVREKYGALIDPISERIDSDVLIYQLPGGMISNLVSQLKEQDALDKLESVHNEIPKVRKDLGYPPLVTPTSQIVGTQAVLNVLMGGERYSNVTQEVKDYVRGLYGKPPGTIPEEIREKIIDGEKAFEGRPADLLEPVYETMAKEAGEEGLVKKDEDILTYILYPAIAPSFLKGERKAETIPTLSQSRKQDSGNIPSFMEVEVDGEIFAVRILSVEGSEVTSSASIGEKKIPRNIKGGVKSNMQGMVLKVETCVGAEVKVGDTLVVLEAMKMENPIKSIKAGKVTQIFVDAGDTVQSGDVLLVIE, encoded by the coding sequence ATGAGCGTTGCCAATACTGTAAAAATAACAGATACTACCCTCAGGGATGCACATCAATCCTTAATCGCTACACGCCTTAGGACCGAGGATCTGATCCCTGTTGCAAGACAATTAGATAAAATAGGTTTTTTTTCGGTAGAGGCCTGGGGAGGCGCCACTTTTGACAGTTGCATACGGTACCTGAACGACGATCCCTGGCAGAGGCTCCGCGATATCAAGGCCGAGATGAAAAACACAAAGGTCCAGATGCTTCTCCGCGGCCAGAACCTGGTAGGATACAAGCATTACCCCGATGATGTAGTCGAAAAATTCATCGAGGCCGCCGGAAGAAACGGGGTCGATATATTCAGGGTCTTCGATGCATTAAACGACATCAGGAACATGGAAAAATCCATGGAGGTTGTAAAGGATATAGGAGCACACCTCCAGGGAACGATAAGCTACACGACAAGTCCTGTTCACTCGGTCGCCGGATTCATAGATCTTGCCGAAGATCTCTATTCTAAAGGCAGCGATTCGGTTTGCATCAAGGATATGGCCGGGTTAATAATGCCGAAAGATGCTGCGGATCTCGTCGCCGGAATCAAAAAGAGGATCGACATACCTGTAAACCTCCACTCGCATTCGACAAGCGGAATAGCCCCGATGAGCTACCAGGCGGCAATAGAGGCGGGAGTAGATATCCTTGATACGGCCATGTCGCCGTTTGCAATGGGAACTTCGCAGCCCGCAACCGAGAGCGTGGTTGCAAGCCTGAAGGGAACGGACAGGGATACAGGCATCGATCTCATGCGCCTCCGGGATGCAAAGATCAAATGCCTTGTAGTCAGGGAGAAATACGGGGCGCTTATCGACCCGATATCAGAGAGGATCGATTCGGATGTCCTGATATACCAGCTCCCCGGCGGAATGATCTCGAATCTCGTCTCGCAGCTCAAGGAGCAGGATGCGCTCGACAAACTCGAATCCGTTCATAACGAGATCCCGAAGGTCAGAAAGGATCTGGGATATCCGCCGCTCGTCACCCCGACGAGCCAGATCGTAGGAACACAGGCTGTGCTGAACGTCCTCATGGGCGGGGAGAGATACTCCAATGTCACGCAGGAGGTCAAGGACTACGTAAGGGGCCTCTACGGCAAACCCCCGGGAACGATCCCTGAAGAGATCCGCGAGAAGATCATCGACGGTGAGAAGGCGTTCGAAGGAAGACCAGCGGACCTCCTCGAACCGGTATACGAGACTATGGCAAAGGAGGCCGGTGAGGAGGGCCTTGTAAAGAAGGACGAGGACATCCTGACATACATCCTCTACCCGGCAATAGCGCCTTCGTTCCTCAAAGGAGAGAGAAAGGCCGAGACGATCCCGACCTTATCCCAGTCCAGGAAGCAGGATTCAGGAAACATTCCGAGCTTTATGGAGGTCGAAGTCGACGGCGAGATCTTCGCTGTCAGGATTCTCTCTGTTGAGGGAAGTGAGGTCACGTCATCCGCATCCATCGGCGAGAAGAAGATCCCGAGGAACATCAAGGGCGGAGTCAAGAGCAACATGCAGGGAATGGTGCTCAAGGTCGAGACATGTGTCGGGGCCGAGGTGAAAGTGGGAGACACTCTTGTGGTTCTCGAGGCCATGAAGATGGAGAACCCGATTAAATCGATAAAGGCCGGGAAGGTGACCCAGATCTTTGTCGATGCAGGCGACACCGTGCAAAGCGGTGACGTCTTGCTGGTGATTGAATGA